The following coding sequences lie in one Mesorhizobium sp. NZP2298 genomic window:
- the ccoG gene encoding cytochrome c oxidase accessory protein CcoG yields the protein MLDQSQVERLEAEAVNSAKTRQPLYAARKKIFPKRASGRFRQFKWLVMAITLGIYYLTPWLRWDRGPFAPDQAVLIDLANRRFYFFFIEIWPQEFYYVAGLLMMAGVGLFLITSTVGRAWCGYTCPQTVWVDLFLVVERAIEGDRNARIKLDAAPWTVRKLLLRVSKHAVWLVIAAATGGAWIFYFADAPKLLGEVVTGTAAPVAYVTIAVLTGTTYVFGGLMREQVCTYMCPWPRIQAAMLDENSLTVTYNDWRGEPRSRHAKKASAAGQSVGDCVDCNACVAVCPMGIDIRDGQQLECITCALCIDACDSVMDKLGREHGLISYATLADYNANMAVATSGGTGPVNPALVRTASGSFADGLAHFHLGKIFRLRTYIYLGAWSAIGLVLVYSLLTRERLELNVLHDRNPQFVTLSDGSIRNGYTVKLLNMIPQPRTIEVTLQGLDGGEMSIVGIDQPASRSFAIPVEPDRLKTLRIFVRQPADRIKKPVQNFEFRIDDRASSESAEYTASFNAPESSR from the coding sequence AGGTAGAACGGCTCGAAGCCGAAGCGGTCAATTCCGCAAAGACGCGACAGCCGCTTTATGCCGCGCGCAAGAAAATCTTTCCGAAGCGGGCCTCCGGCCGTTTCCGCCAGTTCAAATGGCTGGTGATGGCGATCACGCTCGGTATCTATTACCTGACGCCGTGGCTGCGCTGGGATCGCGGGCCCTTCGCTCCGGACCAGGCCGTTCTGATTGATCTGGCGAACCGCCGTTTCTACTTCTTCTTCATCGAGATCTGGCCGCAGGAATTCTACTACGTCGCCGGCCTTCTCATGATGGCGGGCGTTGGTCTTTTCCTGATCACATCGACGGTCGGGCGGGCCTGGTGCGGCTATACCTGCCCGCAGACCGTCTGGGTGGACCTGTTCCTTGTCGTGGAACGGGCGATTGAAGGCGATCGCAACGCCCGCATCAAGCTCGACGCTGCCCCGTGGACCGTTCGCAAGCTCCTCCTGCGCGTTTCCAAGCACGCCGTCTGGCTCGTCATCGCAGCGGCCACGGGCGGCGCCTGGATCTTCTACTTCGCCGACGCGCCGAAGCTGCTTGGCGAAGTCGTCACTGGCACGGCGGCGCCCGTGGCCTATGTCACGATCGCCGTGCTCACCGGCACCACCTATGTGTTTGGCGGGCTGATGCGGGAGCAGGTCTGCACCTACATGTGCCCCTGGCCGCGAATTCAGGCTGCCATGCTCGATGAAAACTCGCTGACCGTCACATACAACGACTGGCGCGGCGAGCCGCGTTCGCGCCACGCCAAGAAGGCCTCGGCGGCCGGGCAATCGGTCGGTGACTGCGTCGATTGCAACGCCTGTGTCGCCGTCTGCCCCATGGGCATCGACATCCGTGACGGTCAGCAGCTGGAATGCATCACCTGCGCGCTGTGCATCGACGCCTGTGACAGCGTCATGGACAAGCTCGGCCGAGAACACGGGCTGATTTCCTATGCAACCCTGGCTGACTACAACGCCAACATGGCAGTGGCCACTTCCGGCGGCACTGGTCCGGTCAATCCGGCGCTCGTAAGAACGGCGAGCGGCAGCTTCGCCGACGGCTTGGCACATTTCCATCTCGGCAAGATCTTCCGGTTGCGCACCTACATCTATCTCGGCGCATGGTCGGCGATCGGCCTGGTGCTCGTCTATTCGCTGCTGACGCGCGAGCGGCTGGAGCTGAATGTCCTGCATGATCGCAATCCGCAGTTCGTGACGCTCTCGGACGGCTCGATCCGGAACGGCTACACGGTCAAGCTGCTCAACATGATACCCCAGCCCAGGACGATCGAGGTCACGCTGCAGGGTCTCGACGGCGGCGAGATGAGCATCGTTGGCATCGACCAGCCCGCAAGTCGCTCGTTCGCGATTCCGGTCGAACCCGACCGGCTGAAGACGCTCAGAATCTTCGTCAGGCAGCCGGCGGACCGCATCAAGAAGCCGGTGCAGAATTTCGAATTTCGCATCGACGACAGGGCGAGTTCCGAATCCGCCGAATACACCGCCAGTTTCAACGCGCCGGAGAGCAGCAGATGA
- a CDS encoding FixH family protein codes for MSAEMRKPREFTGRHMLIVTLSFFAVVIGVNLTLATLAQKSWTGLVVENTYVASQQFNEKARKGRAQAALGWTGRLTITSGEVRYSLADRKGKPVPLHGVKMLFRHPAYETEDETLTLAAVFGGTPGDIQEFAVRHTPKDGVWIVEIDADAGLTSPFRDVRRVMISNGALQ; via the coding sequence ATGAGCGCCGAAATGCGGAAGCCACGCGAGTTCACCGGCAGGCACATGTTGATCGTCACCCTCAGCTTCTTCGCCGTGGTGATTGGGGTCAACCTCACCCTGGCCACGCTCGCCCAGAAGAGCTGGACCGGCCTCGTTGTCGAGAACACCTATGTCGCAAGCCAGCAGTTCAACGAAAAAGCACGGAAAGGAAGGGCACAGGCGGCGCTAGGCTGGACGGGCAGGCTGACCATCACCTCCGGCGAGGTCCGCTACAGCCTTGCCGACAGGAAGGGCAAGCCAGTGCCGCTGCACGGCGTCAAGATGCTGTTCCGCCACCCGGCCTATGAGACCGAGGATGAAACCCTGACACTTGCCGCGGTGTTCGGAGGCACTCCGGGCGACATACAGGAGTTTGCCGTCCGGCACACGCCGAAGGATGGCGTCTGGATCGTGGAGATCGATGCGGACGCCGGACTGACGTCACCGTTCCGTGACGTTCGCCGCGTCATGATCTCGAACGGAGCCCTGCAATGA